aacagggactacaggagggggctaagcatgacccttgtggggccccagtgttgaggatcagcgaattggaggtgttgtttcctaccacctggggcagcccgttaggaagtccaggacccagctgcacagggtggtgttcagacccaggggcCCGAGCTTAATagtgagcttggagggtactatggtgttgaatgctgagctatagtcaatgaacagcattcttacataggtattcctcttgtccaaatgggatagggcagtgtgcagtgcgatggcgattgcatcgtctgtgcatctattggggtggtaagcaaattgaactgggtctagggtgtcaggtaaggtagaggtgatatgatccttatctggcctctcaaagcacttcatgatgacagaagtgagtgctatggggcgatagtcatttagttcagttacctttgctttcttgggtacaggaacaatggtggacatcttgaagcatgtggggacagcagactgggatagggagagattgaatatgtccgtaaacactctagccagctggtctgtgtatgctctgaggatgcggctagggatgcgaACTGGGCTGGCAGctctgcgagggttaacatgcttaaatgtcttactcatgtcagccacgaataaggagagcccacagtccttggtagcggaccGCATCGGTGGACCGCATCCTCAaagctgccatctatccacggtttctagtTTGGGTAGGTGTTAGTCACAGTGGATATAACATCTCCTATACATTTCCCGATGAACTCAATAACCTTATCCGTGTatttgtcaatgttattctcagaSgctacctggaacatatctccatccgtgtgatcaaaacaatcttgaagcatggatttcgattggtcagaccagcgttgagtAGACCTtatcacgggtacttcctgtttgaatttcggcctataggaagggaggagcaaaatggagtcgtgatcagatttgccgaagggaaggcgggggagggccttataggcatttcgaaaagttgagtagcagtggttCAATGTTTTTYCAGACCGAGTACTACAGTCAACTTGTTGGtagaattttttttgttttcctcaaattttgctttgttaaaatccccagctacaataaatgtggcctcaggatatgtggtttcccgTTTGCATAttgtccagtgtagttctttgcaGGCCGTAGAggtatctgcttgagggggaatatacacggctgtgactataaccgaagagaattctcttgggaggtaatatgtcggcatttgattgtgaggtattctaggtcaggtgaacaaaaggacttgagttcctgtaggttatcacaatcacaccatgagtagttaatcatgaaacatacacccctgccttTCTTCTTCCGAGAGAGTTATTTTTCCTATCTGCACAATGTACTRcgagagtatgttacaatccctgatgtttctctggaaggagatcctcRCCCTGAGCTCRTTttctttattgtccagagacagaacattagcgagtaatatacttggaagcagactagaagtccactccgaatacctcttctccaccgacagtgttttggagcagcctctaaaataagttaaattgccttggggggtacgaacaaagaatccaattcgggaaagtcatattcctgttcGTAATGCTGGTTAGTTAccgctgctctgatatccaaattTCTTTCCGACTGTACGTAATAACACAAATaattttctgggctaataatgtaagaaataacacacacaaaaaagaaatactgcaaagttgcttaggacttagaagcagagctgccatatctgtcagCGCCATCTTCCTTGTACAAACAGCCAATACAATGTGCAGCATTGAATAACAAAACGAGACCACAAGAACAAAGATACACCATTAAAACAACATGAGGCAATTGTATTGATCCATGCAtagttattctattctattattttattaattgtgACCTGAATAGAAGCAAGATGTGTTCCAGATCAGACTGGAGGCATACTGTAACATGCAGGGATCCATTGGGAAAATATATAGCTGGCAGTGGCACTAGTGGTTAAATCAAATTTTCATGCCAACAAATTAATCTAACCTTTATTTGTGCTCTGTCTGGATCTAAACATACATCAAATACAATACATGTGCATGTCTGAATGTATTACAATGTATAAAGTTAGAAAAACTTGATTGGATAAAGAGTataaaaaaagttatatatatttatatatatatatttatatatataaaattgaGATGAAATGGAGTCCATGTGCACCAGTTAGAACTCAAGGCTTCACATGATGGGGCAGTTCTCCATTCTAGATCCACTCTGAAAAAtgagatatattttttaacatacaCTGTTTGTTGTGCAAAATATCTTAATATGTTGAATAGCTCAATGATTATACAACCAGAGTTCTGTGTCATTAAACAGGTTTGTGTGCTTTCCAGCAGATGAAGTGTAGATTTCAAATGGGCCTACTTATAGGGACTAaaaatgctgtgtgtctgtgggacTTATAGGACCTACCCTACGAGACGTGCTGCTGCTCACAACATAGGAGTGTGGGAGGAGACCCTCAGCGATGCCCCCACTTCGGATGGAGCGGGAGGCGGAGGACACAGAGAAGCCGCCGCTGGACTTGCTGTCAGCGGGCAGGCCACAGGAGCCACACCGGCTCCGCAGGTTATACTCACCATCTCCTCCGCATGTGCTATGGGCCATCTGCAGGGGGCGTCAGAGATATATCTAATAGCCACACATTCATTTKGCTGCATTCCTTATGGACGTGCCAAAGTCCGAAGTCACACCCTTTTCATACTCAATTGGCATTTGATTGCACTCACCATGTCATCATCATCCTCGTCAAATAGGGTGCGGGTCACCTTCCTCATAGCCATTtcctgaatagagagagagatccgTTGCGTGTCACAAACTATAATATGAACATGTTTGTGGGGGCATGGTtttgtgggcggcaggtagcctagtggttagagcgttggactagtaaccgaaaggttgcaagattgaatccccgagctgacaaggtaaaattctgcctttctgcccctgaacaaggcagttaacccactgttcataggccgccattaaaaataagaatttgttctaaaaactgacttgcctagttaaataaatgtcaaataaataaataaacagtgagTGCCCACCTCTCCGTTGGCACTGATCAGAGTGGTCTGGAAGTGGTCTCCACTGCCCCATGAGGTCTGGGTCTTCCACACCAGGTCAGAAGGGGGGTTGTGGCTGCCGCCAGCTGCAGATGCCCAGATCTGATTCCCCAAAAGAACATTCAGaagtattttcattttttttcacagATAAAATTACTACGTTCAGCACAATGGTAGTTGGAGCTTTTCAGATACCCTTACCGTGACCCTCTGTCCAGCCTTCAGGGTGAATTTAGGGGGGAACTTGAAGGTGACGGGGGTGCCGGAGCCCATCTGTCGCTTCAGCTGCCAGTTTCCCAGGTTCTGGTCCTGTGGCAGTGATGTAGAGGATGGATTTACTGTAAATCCCTAATTAAAGTGCTAAAGCAGTGGCAATAGATTTGTAAATGTCACTCTTCAGCCTCATCCTATCAACCTAATACGAAAACAAACTGACTTTAATGTGTAAAATGCCAAACAAGCCCCTCTCACCTCATCTGCTTTGTTGCTGAGCAACACATACTTCCCATCCAGGTCCACTTCATCCACAGTGACACGTCCACTGGCAGAAGCCTGCTGGGTGATGCGTGTTCGCGCCACTGTGCCTCCTGTCAGGCCTGAGGCCTCACTGTCGGTGTTGTTGAGACGCCGCTTCTTGGTAGAGGAACTGCAGTGGACGGTACGGGTGCCTGATCCACTTCCTGTCACTCGTGTGGAGGGAGGGCTGGGGGACAGACGCAGCCTGGATGGAGTAGAATTGATCCATGGGTTTTAACAACCGAGATGGGAGAAGAGCAAGAGTAATTTGTGAATGTCTGAATTTGACATGTATTTGTGCTTCTGACCTGTGTATACAGTACTTTTTAATACTGTATGTGCCACATGTGACTGTTTGTAGCCCTGTGAGTAAGTACATGTGTTTtgtcagtatgtaaaaatgtacaatatgCATTAGTAGTGgtcccgtggtcccgtgtggctcagttggtagagcatggcgcttgcaacgccagggttgtgggttcattccccacggggggaccaggatgaatatgtatgaactttccaatttgtaagtcgctctggataagagcgtctgctaaatgacttaaaaatgtttgtttttttaaatgtagaaaaGGCCTTCAGATGGAGTATTTCTAGTTCGTCCCTTTAGTTAGAATACCCGACAGATCATCAGTCAATCACCACCAAATTTCTATCCAATCAGAGACATTCTCTTTAGCCTGTGTGTTGTAAGTCCCGCCTCCAAATTGTAATTGCTTATGTATCGTCATTGCTAgcaactagctagttagccaggCTAACTATTTTCTATGCATCATGCACACAGTGCATTGCAGTTATGTTTATGCTTGAGATATAAGAATATTTATGTCCTTTTATTATCGTGGTCAGAGTTTGTTTACATTGTACAGCCTGCTGGTAACTGCGGCAGCTTATTAGCGATAGCAGTTTTAAGTTGTGTTAGTGAGCGCTCTCGCTCTGTCCACCATTTTCATGGTCAGTACACAGTTATTGCACATTGTAGTGGTCACGTGTCCTTGCGTGCCACTTTATAGTTTACCGTCTATGTTAGCATACTAGAACTGTATTGTGTAGCAGTGTATAGACTGCAGGTGTATTCTGCTATTGTGATTCATGTTCTCCTACACTGCATTATATTTTAGATGTAATGGAAGCCTATTACATACGGCATATTAAGTCAGTATTGTATTCACATCTGTGTGAAGCCTTATTTCATTACATTAACATAGCAAATTGTAGTAAGCTTATCTGGTTAAGCCTTTATACTGTATGCATCTTATAGTAATAATCACATATTATTGTGTCCTATaatatgttcctttttctatttcTTGTAAAACCACATCCTACAGTTGTTCATTAAAGAACCCTAAAAAGTACCAGTGTATGGTTCATGGTGGTGAGGTGATTAGCCAATTAAGACGGCATCCATACTGCTCTAGCCTTGTAGTTATTCAATATCAAAACCAGCAAGCTAGCGTAGCTATCAGGACAGATTTAACCCTGCCCTATTTTACAAGTATTGTATGTGTGACTATAAAATGCATATGTCTATGTCTTCAGTAtacctctgctcctctccctccagtAGCTTTCTGTAGGCAGAGATCTCCATGTCCAGGGCCAGTTTGACATCCAGCAGCTCCTGATACTCATCGAGCTGCTGCTGCATCCTCTGTCTCAtctcagccatctctctctccttatccccCAGCAGACGGCGCGTGGTGTCCCTCTCACGAGACAACGCCTCCTCCAGGTCCCTCACCTTCGCCTCACGGGCTGCCAACTGGAATGTGCGGAAAGGTTCTTGTGAAATGGGTACAACTTACTTATTGACAGGGTATACACATTTTGAacagctaagctagctagctaacttagtctaGTTGTTTTCTCAAGGTCAGGGTCGGATGTTCCTTGCAACCGGGAACTAATCtatttttcaaaattaaaattGATAGATTTCCCAAAGAAGCATCGCAGTGAATAGCCTAAATTGGAAAAGTTTCCCCTACCGACcttgaataaaattacattttaacttACTTTAAtggttgtctgtgtggttggccCTTTTGCAGGTAGGAATGTGAGAAAATATGTCTacaggaaagtataattacatcAACTTTTCAAAGCGCTGGAAGAGCGTTCAGATTTCTATCACCTGAAACGTGCAGAACCATGTAAACACGTTGCACGAGCTCTAGAAGTAGGCATGCGTCTCATGCATGTATTTTCATCTTGTACGAATGCATCAGGTGATAGAAATCATCTGAAAGCACTACCAGCACTTTGAAAAGTTGATGCAATTATCCAAAGGACCAACCGCATAGACAACTGGTAAAGtacatttaaatataattttctttAACATTCTTGCTTGCAGAGCTTGTGAGAAGAAATTTTCCAAATAAATGTAAGGCAGCCCAGCCCTAACACCTGACATTCTGCTAATTATTTGTATTAGACACTATTCATTTAACTATTCAGTTCTCTCTTGTTTTGGAGTAAGATGGATGTCTGAACCCACTAACCATTTACACAGGCGTTCTTTGTATGATATGAAATAAAGTGTTGATTCTTTGAATTAAGTATAGTGTATTTTATGGTCATTTAacattccctgtttgtctgtttcatTTGATTGTCACTCACTCTCAATTTGTCTGATGATATTGCATAGATTTGCAGCTGATGTCCTTGATCATCGGTGTGGGTGTAACAATCCCTGTATGGCTGACCTGGGATTTAACCCCTGTCTACAACAGCACTTCATACCCACAACCCAGCATCCATTATCCTAGTTGGGCTAGGATAACAGTACTTTAGGTCTAAGGGTGGGTGACATCACCACACGATGGTTACTAGGATTTTGTCTCACTttgtctttccttgattcctcacatcCCATTTCCTCACCTGTATTGTATTGGATGAGAAGGTACAAGGTCCCTACCCTTCTGAccttctccaatgggttttgagaaggaggagagaaattgTGGAAGGATGAATTGAGAAATAGCCTAGCACCTGTCAACTAGCTAACGtgcaacacactcacacatcctTCTCCGCATCAACCTCAGCAGTCAGCAGAGCAGACTGTGTGAACTGTCAATCTAGCACCCCCATTGGAATGTGACACAAAACAAGGGACGGTGTGCTTTAGGAGCATGTGGACGCCTCCgagtggtcgggtaggctgtttggagtgtttatccaactggataaaaaaaattacagacctctacatgctttgtaagtaggaaaaYctgcaaaatcggcagtgtatcaaatacttgttctccccactgtatgttttgttcgataaagttcatatttatatccaaaaatctcagtttacattggcgcgttatgttcagtagttccaaaacatccggtgattttgcagtgagccacatcaatttacagaaatactcataataaacattgctaaaagaaaCAACTGTTATgaatggaattttagatccacttcgccttaatgcaaccgctgtgtcagattttaaaataaaaaataaaataaaaaagcacaccatgcaataatctgagtacagcgctcagacacaaaaccaagccatacaRatatccgccatgttgtggagtcaacaaaagccagaaatagcattataaatattcacttacctttgatgatcttcatcagaatgcactcccaggaatcccagttccacaataaatgtttgatttgttcgataaagtccataatttatgtccaaatacctcctttttgttcgcgcgtttagttcacaatccaaactcacgacgcgcgggcaggtccaggcgaaagttcagacgaaaagtcatattacagttcgtagaaacatgtcaaacgatgtatagaatcaatctttaggatgtttttatcataaatcttcaataatgttccaaccggagaattcctttgtctgtagaaatgcaatggagcgcaagctaactctcacgtgaatatgcgtggtcagctcatgcaaCTCTGGCAGACcgctgactcattcagctcccattcccccctcctttacagtagaagcatcaaacaaggttctaaaaactgttgacatctagtggaagccttaggaagtgcaatatgaccccatagacactgtatattcgataggcaatgacttgaaaa
This genomic window from Salvelinus sp. IW2-2015 linkage group LG30, ASM291031v2, whole genome shotgun sequence contains:
- the LOC111954759 gene encoding lamin-A, which gives rise to MTTPNQNRTPRGVSTPLSPNRITRLQEKDDLCNLNDRLAVYIDKVRSLESENAGLRLRITESETEISREMKGMKAAYEAELADARQTLDSVAKERARLQLELGKVREDYKELKARNTKKESDLAGALLRLKDLEALLNSKDASLTTALGEKRNLEAEVRNLKAQLAKLETSLSDAKKQLQDEMLRRVDGENRIQTVKEELEFQKNLYKEELRETKRRHESCMVELGNGKQEDLESRLAEALMEMRSQHELQIKMYKDDIEKTYTSKLENARQSADRSSHLVGAAHEELQQTRVRIESMSAQLSQLQKQLAAREAKVRDLEEALSRERDTTRRLLGDKEREMAEMRQRMQQQLDEYQELLDVKLALDMEISAYRKLLEGEEQRLRLSPSPPSTRVTGSGSGTRTVHCSSSTKKRRLNNTDSEASGLTGGTVARTRITQQASASGRVTVDEVDLDGKYVLLSNKADEDQNLGNWQLKRQMGSGTPVTFKFPPKFTLKAGQRVTIWASAAGGSHNPPSDLVWKTQTSWGSGDHFQTTLISANGEEMAMRKVTRTLFDEDDDDMMAHSTCGGDGEYNLRSRCGSCGLPADSKSSGGFSVSSASRSIRSGGIAEGLLPHSYVVSSSTSRRSGSRMENCPIM